CGGGCAGAGGCTTGCTGTTCGACAGCATCGAAGGGCTCGAATACTCCAGCACACGTCAGATGAATTGTTGTCGCAGCAATGATTCAGCTTTGGCAGCCGAAGGAACGTGCGGTGAAGGCTCGGACTGGCCTGCAACTTTGTTTCCTGAAGAATGGCACAATCCGGGGCCGATCCAGGCGGAGTGCATCTATACCGGGGAGATCTTCTCGAATACTCGTGGCGGTTTAAATGTGAATGATGCCACACGATATCGTGGCAATCTGGACATCGTTCTGACTGGCCACAGTGAACAGCTTGGACTTTGGGAACATGGTCATTTCTTTGTCTATGGCAGTTCTCTTCACGGCCGAACGCTTGCGGGAACTGATACTGGTGATTACCAGTTTTACAGCAACATCGATGGTTCTCCGCGCCCCGACAACGTGTTTCAGATTACGGAGTACTGGTATGAGCACGAGTTTCTGGACGGGGCAGTTGCCGTGAAATTAGGCAAGCAGGATGCAAACGCAGATTTTGCCTACGTGGAGCTAGGTGGCAGTTTCATCAATACTTCACTGGGGCTGATACCGACGGTTCCGTTGCCCACCTGGCCCAATCCGGGTTTCGGACTCGCTCTGTTTGCCAGTCCCGGTGATCTCGTGCAGTTTAAGTTCGGGCTCTATGATGGTTCACCCAGCGTGGGGTATCAGAGTGGTGGTCGATGGGCATTAAGCACCATCGGAGATAACGGTGCGTTTGCGATCGCGGAGCTGCTCCTGACTCCCCGGTTCGGCGTTGATGAAGAACTTCCGGCTTCTATCCGTACCGGTGTCTGGTTTCACACGGGGAGATTTGAGAACACAAACACGGGTCAGTTTGAATCAGGGAACCATGGGATCTACATCGGTTACGATCAGATGCTCTGGAGCGAAGGAGCGGATGCGCAGGGGTTCGGTGGATTCGCCCAATTTGGTTATGCCCCTGCCGAATTGAATTCGGTAAGGCAACACTGGGGAGGGGGGTTGGTTTATCGAGGTTTGTTTTCGGGGCGGGATGATGATGAGCTCGGTCTGGGATTTTCCTCTGTCCGCTTCAGCGACTCATCCTTACGGTCAGAAACGGCCGTCGAACTCTTCTACCAGGCCACCCTCACTCCGTTCGCTGTGATTCAGCCGGATATCCAGTACATCGCCTCGCCCTCCGGAAATATCAGAGATGCGTTGGTGGTGGGGCTGCGAACAGAAATCGTCCTGTAGTTCGGTGGATCCGGACGGCAGGGTTTTCGTCCAGATGCCGCCATGCAACCGAACAGACTGTTGCTCAGATACTGTCTGACTGCCAGCACATTTTGCAGTTCTGCCCGTCACGACGGGTTCTTTTCGTGACTCTGGGTACACGCCTTTTCAGAATTGAGGAGAGTCGACCGGGCTCCGGTCACCAAGTCCTCAGCCGACGACAGAAAGGCGGTGTTAGCCGTGTCCTTTTTACGAAGAATGTTTGTCCCGGGATGTTTGATTGCCGTCGCGTTGGGTGCGGCCGTCGCTTCGTCCCAGGTGCAGCCGAAAGTTATGGATGGCAGCACCATTGCGGCTCGATATCAACTCAGGTCCCGATCTGCGAATTTCTTTCGTCGTTCCACCGGGCGTTCATCGATGTCTTCCAGTCGATCCGGTCTGTTGAGTCTGTTTCGCCGATAGGTGCCGGTGCATTCCTGCATTTCCCCGAAGTGTCCGTGATCGGTGTGTCTCGTGGAACCCGGTGAGCGTACCGTTCTTGTTTGCTGCGAATTCACAGCATCTTTTGCTTTGGCTATTCAGCCAGCATCTCTACTGCATTCCAGTAGCCGAATTCGTAAGACCAGTCATTGGCTTTATTGAGCAGTTCGATGCGTACGGTTTGCCCTCGATACTCCGAGAGATCAATTTCGATATCCTTCCACCGGTTCATTGCTGACGGAGATCGTATGATGGACGCGAGTTTGTCTGTGCCGTTGATTCGAACGACCAGTTGCCAGTCACCCCGATGATCGGCTGCGATGGAGACTCGCAGGACGGGTTTCCTGCTGTCAGGGACAGTCATAGAACCGTGGAGTCTGCAGGGTTCATTGCGAGAAACCGGGTGCGTTCTGAGTGCTGGTCGGCCGTTGTAATTGGATAAGACCGCGACGCCATCGACACCGGATTTTTCAGTGGCGAAGCCTGGCAGAATATCCGCAACCAGCGCGGTGAATTCCGGCGGGTTGTTCGAGCTTTGTTCTTCAATTCTCGCTCCCGGCAGAGGCCTGGCATTCGGGTCATCCGGCGGTCCGGTTAAGGTGAGGTAAGCAAAAAGATCGATCAGTTCTTCGGGTTTAAGTTGTTTCTCTAATCCCTCCGGCATCAATGAAAGTTCACTACGAACGACTTCGTCGATGTCGCTGCGAGCGATGACTTCCATTTTGTCTCCCTGAACCTTCAGCGTAACTCGCTGGGGGCTGTCTTCAATCGGAAGTCCGGTGACGACACGTCCTTCGTTTGTCACAACGGTCAGCGCCTGATACGACGAACCAATCACGAGACTGGGGTCGAACACATTTGATAAAAGCTGTTCAAAAGAGGCTCGGCCATTGCGGGTTATATCTGGCCCAACGTCGGCGCCTTCGCCGTATATTTTGTGACACTGAGCGCAAACTTTCCTGAAGACTGCCTGACCGGCAACAGGATTCCCAGCTGAGGTTCGGAGCGTATTTCTCATTTGGCTTATCAATCTGGCCCGTGCCGGATCACGCTGAGATCGTACGATGCCCCAGTGCCGATTGATCAGGTCCGTTAAACGCTCCTCTTTCAGGCTCAGCATCTTTCTGGCCTGGTTGGCGTTGATGGTGGACGCAACGACTTTCCCGTCCGCAACGGCCGTCATCAGTGCGATGGCCGCGTCGGTGCGATCTGTAAGTGCTTCGATGACAGCGGGCTGAACGTCTTCCGGCAGAGTATTCAGTTGCTCCAGAAGAACTGTGACCGCATCGAACGTTGGTATCCGACCGATTGCCTGAGCTGTTCGACGCAGTCCGTAACTGTGTCCGCCTGACGACAGCATGGAAGCGGCAATAGGCAGGGCTGATCGATCTCCTGCGGTAATCAGGGCATTCAGCAAGCGAATCTGCGGACCATCAACCGAATGTCCATCCAGTAATGCTGCAGCCCGGGATTTGGCTTCGGAGATTCCTGCTGATGTTGCCAGTTCGAGTGAGCTGACTGTCAATGGGTCCGCAAGTGGAGTACCAAAATGCCGCGTTAAGCCGCCGGAGAGCGTTTGTCGGACAGTATCGAGTGAATCTCCTGAGAGCTCTCCACTCCGAATTCTCTGCGTCAGTATCTGGAGAGCGCGATCCGCAGATTCCGCAGCCGACGACGTTGTGAGCAGAAGAGAGACGAGCTGTGTGATTGCTGCTGTGTCTGGTTTTTCCGCCGCGAGCAGACGGTCCGCGACTCGCGGGAGGATTTCGATGACTGCCGCCGGTTTGTCGCTTTCCAGTGAGGCGATCGAAGTGGTGAATTCCTCTGTTTGCGATTCCAGCAGCGGATGCAGATTCTGCCAGACAATGCGCGGCACCAGCGGGTCTTTGCCCGCCTGGGCCAGCACGTCAACAAGAGTTGACACTGTTGGCACGTGTTCAATCTTTCCTGCGGCGATTGCCACCTGCAGGCGCACACGCGGATGCTGGTCATAACGCAGGGCAGCAACAAGCTGTGCCACTTCGGGGTCATTGATTCGCTGATTCCCGGCGGCTCGAATTCCCCATGCGCGAACATCGGCGTTCTGGCATGCCAGCAAAGATTTCAGGAATTCTCTGGAAAGCGGCCTGGCTCCCAGTCGAGCCCACAAGGCATGCATGCGAGTCTTGAACGGTCTGGCATCGTCCAGCACCAGCTGTTCCAGCAATGTATTTGCCTCTGGCTGGTCACGTTCGGATAGCAGTCGTTGAGCAATTTCACGAAAGTGCACATTGGCCTGGTGAAGTCTTTCGATGAGCCTGGCGTTT
This region of Planctomycetaceae bacterium genomic DNA includes:
- a CDS encoding carbohydrate porin, producing the protein MKWSSLLWHVLLPMDRLLGPLKAPRGYPEIIRRFVLLCNVFVSSVLSTSVIAQEVGRSMIPVPGCPGRGLLFDSIEGLEYSSTRQMNCCRSNDSALAAEGTCGEGSDWPATLFPEEWHNPGPIQAECIYTGEIFSNTRGGLNVNDATRYRGNLDIVLTGHSEQLGLWEHGHFFVYGSSLHGRTLAGTDTGDYQFYSNIDGSPRPDNVFQITEYWYEHEFLDGAVAVKLGKQDANADFAYVELGGSFINTSLGLIPTVPLPTWPNPGFGLALFASPGDLVQFKFGLYDGSPSVGYQSGGRWALSTIGDNGAFAIAELLLTPRFGVDEELPASIRTGVWFHTGRFENTNTGQFESGNHGIYIGYDQMLWSEGADAQGFGGFAQFGYAPAELNSVRQHWGGGLVYRGLFSGRDDDELGLGFSSVRFSDSSLRSETAVELFYQATLTPFAVIQPDIQYIASPSGNIRDALVVGLRTEIVL
- a CDS encoding HEAT repeat domain-containing protein, with product MRSSKLLKKLISGFVFAVFAAITGTGLSIGQERIPHAQDKPPGPALSPEEAIARMTVPDGFTVELIASEPELVNPVAMTFDERGRVWVTESLEYPRMSAGEGRDRIRILEDTDHDGRMDKFTTFAEGLNIPSGIAVGYGGVWVANSPDILFLEDTDGDDKADRKTVVVTGFGRFDTHELPNSLTWGPDGWLYGLNGVFNRSVVQDPVTGQTFDFTCALFRINPRTHEFNLFAEGTSNPWGIAWNPVGDPFLSACVIDHLWHLTETGYYHRQGGPYPPFTWKAESIVSHKHQKAAYCGITYFDSDAYPKEYRDRLMMGNIHGNCINVDILHERDSTYQASPAEDFLSAHDAWFMPVVQKTGPDGCLWVLDWYDRYHCYQDARRDPDGIDRLKGRLYRIRFRDTPRAGAFDLRKESNARLIERLHQANVHFREIAQRLLSERDQPEANTLLEQLVLDDARPFKTRMHALWARLGARPLSREFLKSLLACQNADVRAWGIRAAGNQRINDPEVAQLVAALRYDQHPRVRLQVAIAAGKIEHVPTVSTLVDVLAQAGKDPLVPRIVWQNLHPLLESQTEEFTTSIASLESDKPAAVIEILPRVADRLLAAEKPDTAAITQLVSLLLTTSSAAESADRALQILTQRIRSGELSGDSLDTVRQTLSGGLTRHFGTPLADPLTVSSLELATSAGISEAKSRAAALLDGHSVDGPQIRLLNALITAGDRSALPIAASMLSSGGHSYGLRRTAQAIGRIPTFDAVTVLLEQLNTLPEDVQPAVIEALTDRTDAAIALMTAVADGKVVASTINANQARKMLSLKEERLTDLINRHWGIVRSQRDPARARLISQMRNTLRTSAGNPVAGQAVFRKVCAQCHKIYGEGADVGPDITRNGRASFEQLLSNVFDPSLVIGSSYQALTVVTNEGRVVTGLPIEDSPQRVTLKVQGDKMEVIARSDIDEVVRSELSLMPEGLEKQLKPEELIDLFAYLTLTGPPDDPNARPLPGARIEEQSSNNPPEFTALVADILPGFATEKSGVDGVAVLSNYNGRPALRTHPVSRNEPCRLHGSMTVPDSRKPVLRVSIAADHRGDWQLVVRINGTDKLASIIRSPSAMNRWKDIEIDLSEYRGQTVRIELLNKANDWSYEFGYWNAVEMLAE